The Longimicrobium terrae genome segment CTACGGCAGGGGATCGGAACGGTGGATGCGTGGGTCGCGGGCGCGCCTCGTCATCCCGCCAGTCGCGTTACGCGGGTTCGCGGCAGGAGATCGGAGCGGTGAATTAGTCAGTCGCGTACGCGCGCCTCGCGAGAGCGGATGAATCCGCCGCTCCAGGAGCGGGAACCCCCGACCCGGCGCCATAGGCGCGCCGTTCGGGGCTTCAACTGCGAGGTGCAGTCCCATGCAGTTGAAGCCCCGATCATGGACGCGATAGCGGCCGTGAGTCGGGGCTTACCGCTGTTGGAGCGGCGGATTCATTCGCTCTTGGAGAGCCGGCGGCCCGCGACAACCATGGGCCGCGCCTCGCCGTCCCGCCGATCGCGTTACGCGGGTCGTACGGCAGGGGATCGGAGCGGTGGATGCGTGGGTCGCGTACGCGCGCCTCGCGAGAGCGGATGAATCCGCCGCTCCAGAAGCGGGAACCCCCGACCCGGCGCCATAGGCGCGCCGTTCGGGGCTTCAACTGCGAGGTGCGATCCCATGCAGTTGAAGCCCCGATCATGGACGCGACAGCGGCCGTGAGTCGGGGCTTACCGCTGTTTGAGCGGCGGATTCATTCGCTCTTCGAGAGCCCGCGGCCCGCGACAACCATGGACCGCGCCTCGACGTCCCGCCAATCCGCTCCTGTGTGGCGACGATCATCATTCCATCCCTGGGGACGATCATCTCTCCCTCGCCGAGACCGCCTCAGCCGGGCTTGTCCCCTGCCCAGCCGTCCTCTTCGCCGTCGTAGCGCAGGCGGGCGGCCTCGATCTCCTCGCGGTGCGCGAGCGACCAGTCCAGCAGCGGACCCACCACGCCGCGCAGCGTGGAGCCCAGCGGCGTAAGCGCATACTCCACGCGCGGCGGCACCTCCGGATACATGGTGCGCACGACCAAGCCGTCACGCTCCAGGCCGCGCAGCGTCACCGTGAGCATGCGCTGGCTCAATCCGTGGATGCGGCGCAGCAATTCGCTGAACCGCAGCGTGCCGGCGGCGCCCAGCACGTGAATCACGTACACGGACCACTTGTCGCCCACGCGCCGCAGGATCTCGGCGCCGCCGCAGCGGTCCGGAGTGTGGTCGCCCACGAAGGCGATGATGTCTTCGCGCCGCGTGACGGCGGGCGCGGTGAGCGCTTCGGAGTCCATGGGTTCCCTGCGGGTAACTGAGGCACGTAGCCGTGCGTTCTTCCACGAGCGGCGAGGTGGACATAGCTTCACGTCCAGCCGGTTACTGTTCGTAACCTAACCACTCATCGTCACGAAGTCACGGAGCGTCACTCATGGCCGCAGACATCCGCATCGCCATCATTCCCGGAAGCACCCGCGACACCCGCTTCGGCGACAAGCCCACCCGGTGGATACAGGAGATCGCCGCCGCGCGAGGGAACATGGAAGTTGAACTGGTGGACCTTCGCGACTTCGACATGCCGTTCTTCAACGAGATTGCGTCCAACATGTGGGTGCCGACGCAGAACCCCGAGGCGGTGCGCTGGCAGAAGACGGTGGCGCAGTTCGACGGCTACATCTTCGTCACGCCCGAGTACAACCGCAGCATCACCGGCGTGCTGAAGAACGCGCTGGACTACGCGTATCCCGAGTGGAACCGCAAGGCGGCGGCGTGCGTGGGATACGGCCCCACCGGCGCCACGCGCGCCGTGGAGCACCTGCGGCTGATCGCGGTGGAACTGCAGATGGCGCCCACGCGCACTGGCGTGCACATCCAGGGCGCGGACTTCATGGCCGCGCTGAAGGGCGAAAAGCGCGTGGAGGAACTGGAGTATCTGCGTCCCAACATCGACAGCATACTGGACGAACTGGTCTGGTGGACGCGCACCCTCAAGGCTGGCCGCGACACCGCCGCCGCCGCGAGCTGACCGTCATGAAGATCTTCATCACCGGCGCGTCCGGATACATCGGAGGCGTGGTCGCGTCGCACTTCGCGGGGCTGGGGCATGATGTGACGGCGCTGGCGCGATCGGAGGAGTCCGCTGCGCGCCTGAGTTCTGCCGGGTTCCGCGTGCATCGCGGCGACGTATCCGATCCCGCCAGCTTCGTCTCCGCGGTCGCGGCGGCGGACGGCGTGGTGCACGCGGCGGTCGGCGGCGCGCGCGGCGTGACGGCGGACGACGAGGCCGCGCTGGAGGCGATGGTGGGCGCGTTGGAGGGACGCGGTGCGCCGCTCATCCTTACCAGCGGCCTGGGCGTGTACGCCGGCATGCAGGCGGCGGTGGTGGATGAGGATACGCCCATGGACGCCGCCATTCCGCAGCAGCAGGCGCGCGTCCGGCTGGAGCAGCAGGCGGTGCGGGCGGCGGAGCGCGGCGTGCGGACGGTCGTCATCCGCCCGGCGAACGTGTATGGGCAGGGCGGCGCGGGATTGTTCACGCGGCTGCAGTTGGAGTACGCCGAGCGGACCGGCGCGGGCGCGGTTCCGGGGGACGGTTCGGCACCCTTCGTCACCGTGCATGCAGACGACCTGGCGGCGGCGTACGCGGCGGCGCTGGAGCGTGCGCCGGCGGGATCGGTGTACAACCTCGCAGGGCAGTCGCACACGTTCCGCGAGTTGGCGGGCGCCATGAGCCACGCGGTGGGCGGCGGCGGGCGCACGGTTGCGCTCAGCGCGGACGAGGCGCGCGAGGCGTGGGGTCCTCTCGCGGCGCTGATCACTTCCATTCCCGCCATCTCCGCGCTTCGTGCGACGGTGGAACTGGGATGGACGCCGCGCGCGCCCTCGCTCACGTGGGAGCTCACGCACGGCTCCCTCCTCCGCGCGGGCGCGGAGGACGCGCGGCAGACATAAACCGATCTGTCGCAACGTTATCGATGCTCCAAGAACATGAGCGCCCCGCGATAATCCGTCGCGGGGCGTTCTGCGTGCGTGGGCCGAGCGCCAGACCATTCCGGCCGGAAGACGCCCCCTCGGCCTCGGTGTTGACCCGAATCATCTAGCCGTCCGCGAGCGCTCTGGAGCGAATGAATCCGCCGCTCCAGAAGCGGGAACCCCCGAGACGGCGCCATAGGCGCGCCGTTCGGGGCTTCAACTGCCAACGAATCGCATGCAGTTGAAGCCCCGATCATGGACGCGGCAGCGGCCATGAGTCGGGGGTTCCCGCTGTTTGAGCGGCGGATTCATTCGCTCTCGCGAGGCGTGCGGCCGCGACTCACACTCCTCCACCGCACAGACGTGTGTGCATCGACGGGAATCCCCCTGACGCGCGTCCGGCATCTCCGCATTGTACGCGCTTCCCCGCCCCGGTACCTTGGTCGCAAGCGAATCGTCTCTCGTACTTTCGTACCTTTCGTACTTCCGCACCCCGCACTCACGCACTCCCCTTGCTCGACGCCATCTTCCGCCCGCGCTCCATCGCCGTCGTGGGCGCGAGCCGCAAGCCCGACACGCTGGGCTACAAGATCCTGGAAAACCTCGTCCGCTACGGCTTCAACGGCGCGGTCTATCCCGTGAATCCCACGGCGGATGCGGTGCACAGCATCCGCGCGTTCCCGTCCGTGGAGGCCATTCCGGACCCGGTGGACATGGCCGTGCTCGTGGTCCCCAAGCAGCACGTGCTGGCGGCGGCGGAGGCGTGCGGCCGCAAGGGCGTGAAGGGCCTCGTCGTGATCAGCGCGGGGTTCGCGGAAACGGGCGGCGCGGGCGTGCAGCGGCAGGCGGAGCTGATGGAGATCGTGCGGCGCCACGGGATGCGGCTCGTGGGGCCCAACTGCATGGGCGTGCTCAACACGGCGCCGGACCGGTCCATGAACGCCACCTTCGCCCCCACCATGCCGCCCGCCGGCCCGGTCGCCTTCATGAGCCAGTCGGGGGCGATGGGGGTGACGATCCTCGACTACGCGGCGGAGTACGGCATCGGCATCAGCCAGTTCATCTCGGTGGGTAACAAGCCGGACGTCAGCGGCAACGACCTGATCCAGTACTGGGCCGATGACGAGCGGACGGGCGTCATCCTCATGTACCTGGAGAACTTCGGCAACCCGCGCCGCTTCACGCAGTTGGCGCGCGAGATCACCCGCCGCAAGCCGATCCTGGCCGTGAAGTCCGGCCGCTCCGGCGCGGGAGCCCGGGCCGCGTCGTCGCACACGGGCGCGCTGGCCGGTACGGATGCCGCCACGGACGCGCTCCTGCGCCAGTGCGGCGTGCTGCGGATGGACACCGTGGAAGAGATGTTCGACCTGGCGATGGCGTTCTCGCACCAGCCGGTGCCGCGCGGTAACCGCGTGGCCATCGTCACCAACGCGGGCGGCCCGGGAATCCTGATCGCCGATGCGTGCGAGGCCGCGGGGCTGCACGTGACGGAGCTGGCGGAAAACACGCGCGCCCTGCTCGCCGCGAACTTCCCCGAAGAGGCGTCGTTCGCCAATCCCGTGGACATGATCGCGTCCGCCAACGCGCAGAGCTACCGGATCGCGGTGGAGGCGGTGCTGGCGGATCCCAACGTGGACGCGGTGATCGCCACCTTCGTTCCTCCGCTCGGAATCCGCCAGGAAGACGTCGCCGAGGCCATCGTCTCCGTGGCCGCGGGGCGCACGGACAAGCCGGTGCTCGCCGTGCTGATGGGGCGCGAGGGGCTGCCGCAGGGGATGGCGGAGCTGAACGCGGCCGGCATTCCCGCGTACCGCTTTCCGGAATCCGCCGCGCGTGCGCTGGGCGCGTTGTACCGCTACCGGCAGTGGCTGGAGCGTCCCGTCGGCGCGATGGCGGAATACGAGGTGGACCGCGAATCGGTTGCCGCCATCCTGGCCGGCGCGCGGGCGGAAGAACGCGCGAAGCTGACGGAGATGGAAGTGATGCGCGTGCTGGAGGCGTACGGCATCCCCGTCGCGCCGTATCGCGTGGCGCGGACCGTAGAGGAAGCGGCGGCCGCGGCGCAGGCCATCGGCTGGCCGGTGGTGATGAAGGTGCTGTCGCCGCGCATCATCCACAAAAGCGACGTGGGCGGCGTGGTGGTCGGAGTGGAGGATGAGGATGCGCTGCGTGCCGCCTTCCATCGCCTGACGACGGAGGTGCCGGAGCGCGCCGGGCTCCCCGCGGACGCGGTGGATGGCGTCCTCGTGCAGCGGATGATGAGCGGCGGCAAGGAAACGATCCTGGGGATGACGCAGGACCCGCAGTTCGGCCCCGTGCTGATGTTCGGGCTTGGCGGGATCTATGTGGAGGCGCTGCGCGACGTGGTGTTCCGCGTGCAGCCGGTGACGGACGTGGATGCGGCGGAAATGGTGCGGGGCATCCGTGGCATCAAGCTGCTGGAAGGCATCCGCGGCGAGCCCGCCTCGGACCTGCGCGCGGTGGAGGAAGTGATCCAGCGCCTGTCGCAGCTTGTGGGCGACCACGATGCCATCCGCGAGCTGGACGTGAACCCCTGGCTCGCCTTTCCCGCCGGCGGCGTCGCCGTCGACGGCCGCATCACCGTCGCCCTTTGATCCGTCCGCGGGCAGATTCGAGGAGGTGCCGGGGCGAGCGCCGGAGTGAATCGCGAAGTTGGCTCGGCGGATGGTAGATCCTTCGGTCGCGCAGAGTTCGGAGTGGCGGAAGGCGCCGCGCACGCTCCCTCAGGATGACATGGCTGGGTGTGGTAACCGTCAGCCCCGCAACAACATGTCATCCTGAGGAGGCGCCGGACGCCCCTTCTGTCACGCCGAACTCTGGCGCCGACGAAGGATCTACTTTCCCACAAGCCAACGTCGCGCTCACGACGGCACTTTCCCCCGCAGTCCGCGAAGGCGGACTTCGTGCTTGTCCAGCGGCGAATTCATTCGCTCCTGGATGGCGGACGCACGGTGCTCACCGAAATCAACGGATACCTGCTCCCGCAGTCCGCGCAGGCGGACTTCGCGCCGTTGCTGCCGCGACTTCAGTCGCCCCTCCGTTCCCGGCCCTGCAGGCTGGCGCGCACGTCCACGCGAGATGATGTTGTCTCCGCAGATCCGCCCTGCCCCACCCCGCCCATCATCCCGATGACCCCCGCCGAGCTCTACGACGAACTCCACGACCTCGCAGGCCGCGCCGAGCGCCGCGGCGACTGGTCGCGTCCATCGTCCATCGCCAACGAGGTGCAGAAGCACGTGATGGACGTGCTGTTCACCATCGCCCGCGCGGATGGCGACATCAGTCGGCCGGAATCGGCGTTCCTGGCGGAACTGCTCGCCAGCGGCGTGCGCGCGCAGAACGCCCAGCTCCGCGACATGGTGCGCACATTCGGCCGCGGCGAGGGCGACGGGCAGGCCGTGCTCAAGCGCGTGCCGCACTACTTCCGTGTCCTCGTGGCGGGAGACCAGATGCGCGGCACGGTGAACGCGGCCAACGCCGCCGCCTGTCTTCGCGAACTGGGCCTGCATCTGATCGCCGCGGACGGCCACAACCTTCCGGCGGAGGTCGCGCTCCTGACCGAGCACGTGTCCAGCCTGGAAGCCGCCATCTCCGAGGCCAACGTGCAGCAGCCCCGCCCCGAACTGGCGGACGGCGGCGCGCCCGGCGAGATGCCGGCGATGGACACCGGCGACGCGGCCGGCCGCACACTCCTGGTCCCGCAGCCCTCGCCCGCCGCTCCCGTGCCCTCCGCCGAGGCCGTCCAGCCTCCCCCGGCGAACCTGGACGAACTGATGGCGCGGCTGAACCGGCTGGTGGGACTCGGCCGCGTGAAGCAGGAGGTGGCGACGCTCGCCAACCTGGTGCGCGTTCGCAGGA includes the following:
- a CDS encoding winged helix-turn-helix transcriptional regulator; amino-acid sequence: MDSEALTAPAVTRREDIIAFVGDHTPDRCGGAEILRRVGDKWSVYVIHVLGAAGTLRFSELLRRIHGLSQRMLTVTLRGLERDGLVVRTMYPEVPPRVEYALTPLGSTLRGVVGPLLDWSLAHREEIEAARLRYDGEEDGWAGDKPG
- a CDS encoding NADPH-dependent FMN reductase; the encoded protein is MAADIRIAIIPGSTRDTRFGDKPTRWIQEIAAARGNMEVELVDLRDFDMPFFNEIASNMWVPTQNPEAVRWQKTVAQFDGYIFVTPEYNRSITGVLKNALDYAYPEWNRKAAACVGYGPTGATRAVEHLRLIAVELQMAPTRTGVHIQGADFMAALKGEKRVEELEYLRPNIDSILDELVWWTRTLKAGRDTAAAAS
- a CDS encoding NAD-dependent epimerase/dehydratase family protein, whose amino-acid sequence is MKIFITGASGYIGGVVASHFAGLGHDVTALARSEESAARLSSAGFRVHRGDVSDPASFVSAVAAADGVVHAAVGGARGVTADDEAALEAMVGALEGRGAPLILTSGLGVYAGMQAAVVDEDTPMDAAIPQQQARVRLEQQAVRAAERGVRTVVIRPANVYGQGGAGLFTRLQLEYAERTGAGAVPGDGSAPFVTVHADDLAAAYAAALERAPAGSVYNLAGQSHTFRELAGAMSHAVGGGGRTVALSADEAREAWGPLAALITSIPAISALRATVELGWTPRAPSLTWELTHGSLLRAGAEDARQT
- a CDS encoding acetate--CoA ligase family protein, whose product is MLDAIFRPRSIAVVGASRKPDTLGYKILENLVRYGFNGAVYPVNPTADAVHSIRAFPSVEAIPDPVDMAVLVVPKQHVLAAAEACGRKGVKGLVVISAGFAETGGAGVQRQAELMEIVRRHGMRLVGPNCMGVLNTAPDRSMNATFAPTMPPAGPVAFMSQSGAMGVTILDYAAEYGIGISQFISVGNKPDVSGNDLIQYWADDERTGVILMYLENFGNPRRFTQLAREITRRKPILAVKSGRSGAGARAASSHTGALAGTDAATDALLRQCGVLRMDTVEEMFDLAMAFSHQPVPRGNRVAIVTNAGGPGILIADACEAAGLHVTELAENTRALLAANFPEEASFANPVDMIASANAQSYRIAVEAVLADPNVDAVIATFVPPLGIRQEDVAEAIVSVAAGRTDKPVLAVLMGREGLPQGMAELNAAGIPAYRFPESAARALGALYRYRQWLERPVGAMAEYEVDRESVAAILAGARAEERAKLTEMEVMRVLEAYGIPVAPYRVARTVEEAAAAAQAIGWPVVMKVLSPRIIHKSDVGGVVVGVEDEDALRAAFHRLTTEVPERAGLPADAVDGVLVQRMMSGGKETILGMTQDPQFGPVLMFGLGGIYVEALRDVVFRVQPVTDVDAAEMVRGIRGIKLLEGIRGEPASDLRAVEEVIQRLSQLVGDHDAIRELDVNPWLAFPAGGVAVDGRITVAL